TGGCGCATGACGGCCGACCTCGCCCGCATCATCCATTTCGCCGACCGCGACGGCGTGATTCGCGATGTACCGCAGCGCCGTTTATTCAGCCTGATCGACGGGGTCATCGCAGGAGAGGGAGAGGGCCCCTTGGCGCCCCGGGCCCGCCTGGCCGGCGTTATGGTGATGAGTGAGAATCTATTGGCGGCTGATCTCGCGGCAACCCGCCTCATGGGGTTCGACCCGCGCAAAATCAAGCAGTTCTCCATCATGGGAGGAACCGCCGATTACGGAGTTCGCAAGCTCGAAGACCTCGAGCTTTATGTTAGCGGCCGCCAAATTCCCGCCAAAATATTCTTTTCGCGAGAGTGGAACTGCCCGATACCGCCATTTGAGCCACATCCCGGATGGATCGGCCACATCGAGCTGGCCCGTCAGTCCTCGGGGGCCACGATTTCATGAAAACCGTCGCTCTGCTGGCCGGAGCGCGGCCGAACTACATGAAAATCTTCCCCATTTGGCGAGAAATTCACGCCAATCGGCGGGAGCGATGGATCCCTCTGATTATCCACACTGGCCAGCATTATGACCCCATCATGAACGATGTTTTCTTTGCCGATCTCGGCCTGCCGCAGCCGGACCATTATCTCGGGATCGGATCCGCTCCGCATGGCGCACAAACGGGCAGGACCATGATCGCGCTCGAAGAACTTTTCATGCGCGAACGGCCCGACTGGCTGGTTGTCGTCGGCGACGTAAATTCCACGCTAGCCGGCGCGCTCGTCGCGGCGAAAATGCGGATTCCGCTTGCGCACGTGGAGGCGGGCCTGCGCAGTTTCGACCGCTCGATGCCGGAAGAAATCAACCGTCTCGTGACCGATGCCGTCAGCGACCTTCTCTTCACCCACAGCCCCGAGGCCGATGAAAACCTGCTCCGAGAGGGCATTCCGCCGGAGAAAATCATCCGAGTCGGCAACGTGATGATTGATTCGCTGGTTTTGCTGATCGAGAAAGCGGCCGACTCGCCCATTTTGGGCAAGCTGGGCTTGTTGCCGGGCCGGTACATCCTCGTCACGTTGCACCGCCCATCAAATGTGGACGATCCCGGACAACTTCGCCTGCTTATGAGCGCCCTGGATCAGACGGCTCGCCAGATGCCTGTCGTCATGCCTCTTCACCCCCGAACCCGGCGAATGCTGGATCGGATTGAATTCCGTCCCGCCACGGATGACTTCTTTTTGATCGACGCGCTGGGCTATCTGGATTTCTTGAGGCTCGAGTCAGCTGCGGCGCTCGTCGTCACCGACTCGGGCGGCGTTCAGGAGGAGACGACCTTCCTCGGAGTTCCCTGCCTGACCGTGCGCCCCAACACCGAGCGACCAATCACAATCAGTCGTGGAACCAATGAGCTGTATGAACCCGCGCGCGAACCGCTGGAACACGCCATACGCCGCGCCCTTGAGAGGCCCCGATTCCGGCCGAACATCGAGGGCTGGGACGGCCGAACCGCCGGCCGTATCATGGATGTTCTGGATCAGATAGCATGAGGCAGGTTCTGCTCAACAAGCGGACAGGTGCCGTGGAGGTTGTGGATGTGCCGGATCCCGTTCGGCGGCCGGGTCACCTCGCCGTGGCCGTACGAGCATCCGTCATTAGTGCGGGGACCGAGTCTGCGCTGAGATCGTCCTCGGGCCGTTCGCTCCTCGGCCGGATCGCCGAGCGACCCGAGTTGATCAAGAAGGGACTAGAACTATTGCGCGACCGCGGGCTTCATGCGCTGCAGACGCACATCGAATCCAAAACCTCGGGATATGAGGTGCTCGGCTATTCGTGTGCCGGCGTGGTCGAGGAAGGCGATCCCGCCGCGCCGGACCTGCCGCCCGGCACCCGAATCGCATGCGGGGGCGTTGGCTACGCTATGCACGCTGAGCGCGTGGTCGTGCCGCGCCTTCTGTGCGTGCGGGTTCCTGAGGGCGTTGACGATGAAGCGGCGGCCTACACGGTGATCGGCGCCATCGCCCTTCAGGGAATCCGTCAGGCAGGCGCCGCCGTCGGCGAGAATGTCGCCGTCATTGGCCTGGGCCTGATCGGGCTTTTTGCTGTGCAGTTGTTACGTGCGGCCGGGTGTCGAGTGCTTGGCATCGACCCTTCGCCCCGGGCGAGGGAAAGGGCGCGCGATCAAGGTTGCCTGGCCGTGGCGGATCTGCCGGACGCGATCGCTGCAGCGGCGGAATTGACGAACGGCGTCGGTGTGGACGCCGCGCTCATCTGCGCGTCGGCGCCGGACAGCAGTCCTGTCGCTCTGGCGGGCGAGCTGGCGCGTTCGCGGGGGCGAGTTGTCATGGTGGGCGCCACAGGCATGGAAATCCCTCGTGAGCTTTATTTCCGCAAGGAACTAAGCTTCCTAATGTCTCGTTCGTACGGCCCCGGCCGGTACGATGCGTCGTATGAGGAACAGGGCATCGATTACCCGATCGATTATGTGCGCTTCACGGAGCAGCGAAACATGCAGGCGGTGCTCGAACTGGCGGCCGCTGGCGCGATTCACCCCGGACGGCTGACCACACATCGTTTCCCGCTGCAGGATGCCCCCGCTGCGTATGCCCTGCTGCAGGACCGAGACGCGGACCGCGTCGGCATTGTGCTCACCTACGCAAGTCGCCCTGCCCGGCCGGCTGCGCGGATCGAGCGCACGTCCGCGCCTCGTGCGAACGAAGGAACGCTAAACGTTTCGTTTGCAGGCGCTGGCGGTTATGCAACCGGCGTTCTTCTCCCGTTGCTTCAGCGTCAGAACGGCATATCACTCCGCGGTGTCGCAGCGCTCCGGCCAGACCACGCGGTCGCGGCGGCCAACCGGTTCGGATTCGGCTTCTCGACGGGAGATGCTCGGGAAATTATCGGCGATCCCGCGACGCATGTGGTTTTCATCGCAACGCGCCACGACACGCATGCGGAGCTTGCCGCCGCCGCGCTACAGGCGGGTAAACACGTGTGGTGCGAAAAGCCCCTCGCGCTTGACGCGGCGGGCTGCGAACAAGTCGAAAACGCGCTCCGGTCCAGCGGCGGGGTTTTTGCGGTCGGATTCAACCGCCGATTCAGCCCTCTCGCGCGCATGCTCCGCGAGGCGAGGGACCGCGAAGGCGGGCCGGTCTTCATATCGATTCGCGTCAACGCGGGAAGGCTCCCGCCCAGCCATTGGACGCAGGATCCCCAAATCGGCGGCGGCCGGTTGCTCGGCGAAGGGTGCCATTTCTTTGATTTGCTCTGTTTTCTGGCCGACGCTCGTCCGGTGCGCGTATTCACGGAAGCCATCCGGAGCCCGCGAATCGATTTGCCTGCGCATTCGAATTTTGCGTCGACGGTATCGTTTCGCGACGGCTCAATCGGTGTCGTCGTTTATTCCGCGGACGGATCCCCCCGTCTCTCGAAGGAGCGAGTCGAGATGTATATCGGCGGCAGAGCAGCCGTATTGGACGATTTCAATACGCTAACGATCCACGAGCCGAACCGTGATCGCGTCGAACGGTTGTCCGCCCAGGATAAGGGTCAGCGCGCCATGCTCGACGCCTTTTTTGCGGCGATCCGCGGCAAACAGACCTTTCCACAGTCTCCTGAGTCGATCCTAATCAGCTCCCGGCTGACCCTTGCCGCGCAAGATAGTCTGAACGCCGGAAAGCCGGTTGATATTGCCGATTAAGGTATCGACTGATTTCAACACGTTCGACTCGACTCAAGTTTCAGAGCGCCGACGTAGGGGAAGCATGCCGATTAATTACTTTTTGTCCTATCTAGCCTCGAAATGCGGATACGTAATCAAACGCCGCCATCCCGCCGGACTCCGCGCCAACCGCAGCACGAATTTGTCGCAGCCGGTTACCCGCAACGTTCTGATGCAGCGAATTCACGGGCAGGACATCTACGAGGGATTTGACTTCGAAGCCTATGCTTTCGATCCGACGGGCTGGGGCAGTGATTCGGCAGCGTTCGCAAAAATTCTGGGTAGATATCGCCTGCGCTTCGTCGTGTAAGTGGGCTCGTGGAAGGGGGGCTCGGCCATCACCATAGCTGGCTAATGCGAAAACACGGCGGCGAGGTGATCCTTTGCATCGACGCCTGGTTGGGAGCGCTTGAATTCTGGGAAAATCAGAATGTTCCAACGCGCTTTGAAGCACTGAATTGTCGGAACGGCTATCCCTAAAGTGTATTATCAGTCCCTCGCGAACATCTGCCATGCGGGCCTTCAGGACATGATCGTTCCGTTCCCGCTCCATTCGTCATCCGCCGCGATGTGGCTGCTGAGGCAGGGTCTGCAGGCGGATGCCGCCTACATCGACGGAAGCCATGAGGAGGAGGACGTGATTCGGGACCTGATCGACTATTTCGAAATTCTTAAGCCCGGCGGCGTGATCTTTGGTGATGACTGTAGCTGGACGGGCGTCCGCACAGCGGTTCGGCGTTTTGCCGAAGAGGCAGGTCGCGACATTTCCCTCGTCCACGACAAGTGGGTGATCACAAAATAGGGATCATTCGCACGGATCGCGCTTCGGTGACCCGAAGCCATTAACGTCCGGAAAATTGCGCTTGCTCCGAGGGTTTAGAGATATAATCTGCAGAATTCCGTGAACCTCAAATGGCGCAACAGGTTGAGTTCCTTAGTAGTGCGAACCGCTCGCTTCCTCGGTCCGCCGATTCGCGACGCTTACACGGGTGAGGTCATCGGGCGCGGCCTCGTGGTGGGTTTCGGCAACCGGATCTGGGTTATTGGCGTAAAGGAAAACCTCCTTCCCGTTTTCCTCCCACAGACGCGGCTGACATATTGGCGCCAGTGCCTCGGATTTACCCGGCATCCGCCGGTCGACTTCCCCCGTGAACGCCGTTCTTAGCATAGTGCTCACCCATCTCGGCGGGGAGCGAGGCCGCCCGTGGCTCTCTTGGCGACGCGCCGTATGCCCGACGGAGGATCTGCTGGTTCTCTTTAGAGGGCCTGCCGATCAGGCCGGCACGTTAGGACATGATCCCTGTCTGCCAGTGCCCGAATTCAGAATCAATACACGAGACCACCAGCGTGAACGGCAGTCATTTGTGCCCATTTGGTCCCTTGTTTCGAACTGGATAAAAGGCAGGTCCTACACCCACGTTTTGTTTATGGAATATGACCACCTCCCGCTGGTCCCCGATTTGGTGGACCGATGGGCGGGATATCTGGCCGGGCGCGGCGCCGACGTGGCGGGCTTCGCAGTCGCCCGTGTGGATGGAACGAATAATCCACATGCGCTGTACCATGACGTGGACCACCAGTTTACTCGCTTCCTAGAAACTATCAGTTGCCGCGCGGACAAGCGTGTGGTGCTGAGCATGTTAGGGACTGGATCGCTCTGGACCCGGGAGGCCTTTGATGCCGTGGCGGCGGTCGCCGAGCCGTTTCCGGTCTATCTCGAGCTGTGGTTCGCAACGGTGGCGCACCATCTCGGCTTTCGCGTGGTTGACATGCCGCCGGAGCAAAAGAGGTGGGTCCGAAGCCAGGGTGAATTTTCGAAACGAATCAGGGAGGCTCGGGAGGCCGGCGCGTGGTCGATCCACCCGGTCAAGTGTCCTCCCGACCTCGCGCTCGCGCCGGCAGCAGCTCAACCCCGGTGAGCGGTCTCGATTTGTCGAAGGCCGTCGATCAAATATTGCACGCCAGCGAGGGTCGTGAAGAACGCCGCCGCGGCCACGCCGATGGAAAAGTAATCCGCCGGCGCCTGCGACAGGACCCAGAGCACGATCACCATCTGCAACACCGTGGCAACCTTGCCCGTCCAACGGGGCTGTACGTGAACCGCTCCGGCCAGGTGGCGGACAAGAAAGTAACCGCCGACGGCCAGGACATCTCGGCTGATCACGAGCCCGGTGTACCATACCGGAATGTGGGGAGTGAGCGGCTCGAGGTCAGGGCGGGTTAGCAGCACTAACGCGGACAGCAACAGGGCCTTGTCGGCCAACGGATCCAGCAAACGACCGAGCGGAGACACTTCATTCCGGGATCGGGCCAAATAGCCATCAAGTGCATCGGTGCCCGCCACGATGGCAAAAACGACCAGAGCCCACCACCGGTACGGCGAATCCTCCGCTCCCTGCTCGAGGGCGACCAAGTGATAGATCACCAGCACGGCGAAGGCCGGAATGCCGAGAATCCGCAACAAAGTAACCCGGGTGGCCAGCGTAAGGCCGCGAATCTTTGGCAGGCGAGCCATGACGTCAGCGCGTGTGGACCTCCACCGTGACGTGCAGAGGGCACTTCAAAGCGTTCGAAACCGGGCAGTATTTTTCCGCAATCCGAATGAGTTGCTCGGCTCTAGCCGGATCTACCCCGAGGTCGACCTCGAGGATGACGTGGGCGCGAATTTCCGTAAACCGCAGGCCGTCTGCCGTTTTCGCCATCTGTCCAGTCGCCCGGCTCGAATAAGCCTTAATCTCAATCTTCTGGCGCTTGGCCACACTCAGGGCTGTCAGCATCAAGCAGGATTCCACCGATGCCACAAGCATCAGCTCAGGATTCCATTTGTCGGATTTTCCGCCAAACTCCGGCGGCGAGCTGATCGCCCAATCGGGGCGACCCAAGGCCCGCTCGGTGCCTGTTTCATCGGCGTTCCACACCAACGAGGTCTCATACGTCCACATGTTCGGCTCCTAGAATCTCTGCTACTATGGCAACGATACCCACCAGGCGGAAGCGAAAGCCTCAGAGACCCGATGTGCTGGTTGTCGAGCTGTCTTTGCCCCTATAAAAGGAGTAAAAGTAAGCTTTCCAATGCGAAATCCAAGGCTTACCGGCCTATTTTTGCGGCCAACTTATGATTCGGAGCGCCCGGCATATCGGCGTAACCGTTCACGGATGAGAGCGCTGAAATCGCAAAGAACTCGTTCGACAAATGCCAGCAAATCGATGCCGCTGTCCCTCACAAGGGGCGTAAGGTCGATGGCAAACCAGATCGCTTCCGCGGAGTCGGGCTGGTGCGAGTCGAGGAATGTCGCATTGGCCCGGGCCCTACCCAAGGCCGCGAGATCGTACCGTTTGCCCGCGGCAATCTGAGAGTCAAAGACGCGGACTAGGGACTGAAACAAATCCTCGCCGCCACTCAAGTCCAGGGCGACTTTCCATTCCGTCGGCAGCCAGTCCAGACCACGCCAGACCTCGCAGCCTAGCACCCGCGCCGGTCGGCGGTCGGCCGGCAGGGCCCGCAGCGCATCCATCGTGGCCGCGAAGACTGCAAGATGCGTTTCGTGCCTGTCCATGGGATTGTGCATATAAACCGTTTGAGGGCGCATTCGGCCGAGAAGGGCCAATAAGTCCGCCCGCAGGGCGGAGCCTCCGGCCCCTTTGACCTCCTCGCTCGGGTGCGATAACATCGCGAGCAGACCATAATCCCCGAGTTGGGCTGCCGCGATCTGCTCCTCGCGACGGATCCGTTTCATGTCCGCGTTGCTAAAACCGGCGCTAGACCCGCTGCGCGGGCTCCCAGCGCCATCGGTGCAGACGATCCCCGCAAAGCGCCGGTCGGTTCGCCTGTAACACTCACGGATCCCGTGAAACGCCATGATTTCGAGGTCGTCCGGATGCGCGCCGATGCCCACATGGGTAATAAGCGGGAAAACCTCGTCTGCCGGACGGCCGCTGGGGATGAAAAGATGTGCGTCAGGTTGGGAGAAATCAATCGGTGAGCTCACGGAGGGCTTGAACAATATTCAGTATAGTTTAGCCCGCGAACTGGAAGCCAGCCCGATTTGTGATCCAGCCAGTTAATCCATAGGTTCTTCGCGCCAGTACAGCGGCGTGATCTGCCCCTCGCTGACTTGCAAAACGGCCCAGATGCCCGCGCGCACACCCTGAACCTCGCCAATGGAGACCAAGCGGACGAATTTGGTATCGCGGACAGTTAGCCATTTGGCGATCTCAGGCTTCATTCCCGCAACCTGGTTGAGGTCTTTGATTCCGTCGTCGAGGGTGCCTTCCTTTCCATCCAGGCCGAGGCGGAGTCGTTTGATGTC
This region of Kiritimatiellia bacterium genomic DNA includes:
- a CDS encoding DUF362 domain-containing protein — encoded protein: WRMTADLARIIHFADRDGVIRDVPQRRLFSLIDGVIAGEGEGPLAPRARLAGVMVMSENLLAADLAATRLMGFDPRKIKQFSIMGGTADYGVRKLEDLELYVSGRQIPAKIFFSREWNCPIPPFEPHPGWIGHIELARQSSGATIS
- a CDS encoding OsmC family protein produces the protein MWTYETSLVWNADETGTERALGRPDWAISSPPEFGGKSDKWNPELMLVASVESCLMLTALSVAKRQKIEIKAYSSRATGQMAKTADGLRFTEIRAHVILEVDLGVDPARAEQLIRIAEKYCPVSNALKCPLHVTVEVHTR
- a CDS encoding CDP-alcohol phosphatidyltransferase family protein, which gives rise to MARLPKIRGLTLATRVTLLRILGIPAFAVLVIYHLVALEQGAEDSPYRWWALVVFAIVAGTDALDGYLARSRNEVSPLGRLLDPLADKALLLSALVLLTRPDLEPLTPHIPVWYTGLVISRDVLAVGGYFLVRHLAGAVHVQPRWTGKVATVLQMVIVLWVLSQAPADYFSIGVAAAAFFTTLAGVQYLIDGLRQIETAHRG
- a CDS encoding PIG-L family deacetylase codes for the protein MSSPIDFSQPDAHLFIPSGRPADEVFPLITHVGIGAHPDDLEIMAFHGIRECYRRTDRRFAGIVCTDGAGSPRSGSSAGFSNADMKRIRREEQIAAAQLGDYGLLAMLSHPSEEVKGAGGSALRADLLALLGRMRPQTVYMHNPMDRHETHLAVFAATMDALRALPADRRPARVLGCEVWRGLDWLPTEWKVALDLSGGEDLFQSLVRVFDSQIAAGKRYDLAALGRARANATFLDSHQPDSAEAIWFAIDLTPLVRDSGIDLLAFVERVLCDFSALIRERLRRYAGRSES
- the wecB gene encoding UDP-N-acetylglucosamine 2-epimerase (non-hydrolyzing); this encodes MKTVALLAGARPNYMKIFPIWREIHANRRERWIPLIIHTGQHYDPIMNDVFFADLGLPQPDHYLGIGSAPHGAQTGRTMIALEELFMRERPDWLVVVGDVNSTLAGALVAAKMRIPLAHVEAGLRSFDRSMPEEINRLVTDAVSDLLFTHSPEADENLLREGIPPEKIIRVGNVMIDSLVLLIEKAADSPILGKLGLLPGRYILVTLHRPSNVDDPGQLRLLMSALDQTARQMPVVMPLHPRTRRMLDRIEFRPATDDFFLIDALGYLDFLRLESAAALVVTDSGGVQEETTFLGVPCLTVRPNTERPITISRGTNELYEPAREPLEHAIRRALERPRFRPNIEGWDGRTAGRIMDVLDQIA
- a CDS encoding class I SAM-dependent methyltransferase, with amino-acid sequence MYYQSLANICHAGLQDMIVPFPLHSSSAAMWLLRQGLQADAAYIDGSHEEEDVIRDLIDYFEILKPGGVIFGDDCSWTGVRTAVRRFAEEAGRDISLVHDKWVITK
- a CDS encoding bi-domain-containing oxidoreductase codes for the protein MRQVLLNKRTGAVEVVDVPDPVRRPGHLAVAVRASVISAGTESALRSSSGRSLLGRIAERPELIKKGLELLRDRGLHALQTHIESKTSGYEVLGYSCAGVVEEGDPAAPDLPPGTRIACGGVGYAMHAERVVVPRLLCVRVPEGVDDEAAAYTVIGAIALQGIRQAGAAVGENVAVIGLGLIGLFAVQLLRAAGCRVLGIDPSPRARERARDQGCLAVADLPDAIAAAAELTNGVGVDAALICASAPDSSPVALAGELARSRGRVVMVGATGMEIPRELYFRKELSFLMSRSYGPGRYDASYEEQGIDYPIDYVRFTEQRNMQAVLELAAAGAIHPGRLTTHRFPLQDAPAAYALLQDRDADRVGIVLTYASRPARPAARIERTSAPRANEGTLNVSFAGAGGYATGVLLPLLQRQNGISLRGVAALRPDHAVAAANRFGFGFSTGDAREIIGDPATHVVFIATRHDTHAELAAAALQAGKHVWCEKPLALDAAGCEQVENALRSSGGVFAVGFNRRFSPLARMLREARDREGGPVFISIRVNAGRLPPSHWTQDPQIGGGRLLGEGCHFFDLLCFLADARPVRVFTEAIRSPRIDLPAHSNFASTVSFRDGSIGVVVYSADGSPRLSKERVEMYIGGRAAVLDDFNTLTIHEPNRDRVERLSAQDKGQRAMLDAFFAAIRGKQTFPQSPESILISSRLTLAAQDSLNAGKPVDIAD